A genomic segment from Salvelinus alpinus chromosome 8, SLU_Salpinus.1, whole genome shotgun sequence encodes:
- the LOC139583322 gene encoding uncharacterized protein — translation MAEEMNHTSEAQETQTNGEHSLTDSPILGNMVRTELEWDVPMSVPLPIEVISTDQPFPFLDTTLADLGIEESAVKERVVWVDTKRTQVKSKSGKLKEKEITILEVRVKAQIPGDKKTQEVLYSTESHTDRSFCRTGVDILPWKSHTQTEENGFQPVEMTMALDIESQPKQEIREV, via the exons ATGGCAGAAGAGATGAACCACACCTCGGAGGCCCAGGAGACACAGACCAACGGAGAACACAGCCTAACAGACTCCCCTATCCTGGGGAACATGGTACGCACCGAGCTGGAATGGGACGTGCCCATGAGTGTCCCTTTGCCCATCGAGGTCATCAGTACTGACCAGCCTTTCCCGTTCCTGGACACCACCCTGGCAGACCTGGGCATCGAAGA ATCCGCAGTGAAGGAGCGGGTGGTGTGGGTGGACACCAAGCGGACGCAGGTGAAGAGCAAGTCAGGCAAACTGAAGGAGAAGGAAATCACCATCTTGGAGGTACGGGTCAAGGCCCAGATCCCCGGAGACAAGAAGACCCAGGAGGTACTCTACAGCACCGAGTCCCACACAGACCGCTCCTTCTGTCGGACCGGAGTGGATATCCTGCCCTGGAAgagtcacacacaaacag AGGAGAATGGCTTCCAGCCAGTAGAGATGACCATGGCCTTGGACATCGAGTCACAGCCCAAACAGGAGATTCGAGAGGTGTGA